From one Planktothrix agardhii NIES-204 genomic stretch:
- a CDS encoding transposase, IS607 family — protein MKVNKQQRLLLAQHAGIARHAWNQGLGLCEQVLIHNKLNPDDKIKFPTAIDLHKWLVAAVKSIHPWYYDVSKCAPQYALRYLSDAFQSFFKKVKGFPNFKKKGRHDSFTLDGAVHIDHGKVKVPIIGWIKTYELLPFGYKPKSVTISKQADKWFISWKIEVETSQTPKKQEFVGVDLGINHLATLSTTEVFDGAKSYKKYEHKLARMQYLNRHKQVGSNNSRKAQIKIARLHQKIANIRKDTLHKITTYISKNHAVIGIEDLNVSGMLANGKLSKAIADMGFYEFRRQLEYKTQLYGSKLVIVDRFYPSSKTCSSCGEKKLSLSLSQRVFQCNNCGFECDRDLNAAINLKQEAARLVVLACGLDSADTSRWKQEEKADNS, from the coding sequence TTGAAGGTCAACAAGCAACAACGTCTACTACTGGCGCAACACGCAGGAATAGCCAGACACGCTTGGAATCAAGGTTTAGGATTATGTGAACAGGTTCTCATACATAATAAACTTAATCCTGATGACAAAATCAAATTTCCCACAGCCATAGACTTACATAAATGGTTAGTAGCAGCAGTTAAATCTATCCATCCTTGGTATTATGATGTATCTAAATGCGCTCCTCAGTACGCATTAAGATATTTGTCAGATGCCTTTCAATCTTTTTTCAAAAAAGTTAAAGGATTTCCCAACTTCAAGAAAAAAGGTAGACATGATTCTTTTACATTAGATGGTGCAGTTCATATTGACCATGGAAAAGTGAAAGTTCCGATAATTGGATGGATAAAGACCTATGAACTTTTACCGTTTGGATATAAACCCAAATCAGTCACAATCAGTAAACAAGCTGACAAGTGGTTTATTTCTTGGAAAATAGAAGTAGAAACCAGTCAAACCCCTAAAAAACAAGAGTTTGTCGGAGTTGACTTAGGAATAAATCATTTAGCAACATTATCAACAACAGAAGTATTTGATGGAGCAAAAAGTTATAAAAAGTATGAACACAAGTTAGCAAGAATGCAATACTTGAATCGGCATAAACAAGTTGGTTCAAATAATTCCAGAAAAGCCCAAATAAAAATAGCGAGACTACACCAAAAAATAGCCAACATTAGGAAAGATACATTACATAAAATCACCACTTATATCAGCAAAAACCACGCAGTTATAGGGATAGAAGATTTGAATGTATCAGGAATGTTAGCTAACGGTAAGTTGTCTAAAGCTATAGCTGACATGGGCTTTTATGAGTTCCGTCGGCAGTTAGAATATAAAACTCAACTATATGGTAGTAAGTTAGTGATTGTGGATAGATTTTATCCCAGTAGTAAAACTTGCTCTAGTTGTGGTGAGAAAAAATTATCTCTGTCACTGTCTCAAAGAGTGTTCCAGTGTAATAACTGCGGTTTTGAGTGTGATAGAGATTTGAATGCTGCTATTAATTTAAAACAAGAAGCGGCTAGATTAGTCGTGTTAGCCTGTGGACTGGATAGTGCCGACACTTCCAGGTGGAAACAGGAAGAAAAAGCGGACAATAGTTAG
- a CDS encoding putative anti-sigma factor antagonist, protein MIHIDQKEHTTQDGTKVIVLAPTGRLDITTAWQFRLKLQECISKLSRHVVVNLGQVNFIDSSGLTSLVAGMRDADKVKGSFRICNVHPEAKLVFEVTMMDSVFEIFETEDEALDGGVRAS, encoded by the coding sequence GTGATTCATATCGATCAAAAAGAACATACGACCCAGGATGGCACAAAGGTCATTGTCTTGGCACCAACAGGACGCCTAGACATCACAACAGCTTGGCAATTCCGCCTCAAGTTGCAGGAATGTATATCTAAATTGAGTCGCCATGTCGTGGTAAATCTAGGTCAAGTGAACTTTATTGATAGTTCAGGTCTGACTTCACTGGTTGCTGGAATGCGAGATGCTGACAAAGTGAAGGGAAGTTTCCGAATTTGTAATGTTCATCCCGAAGCCAAGTTGGTATTTGAGGTGACCATGATGGATTCTGTATTTGAGATTTTTGAGACAGAAGATGAAGCTCTTGATGGTGGAGTAAGGGCCAGTTGA
- a CDS encoding coproporphyrinogen III oxidase — protein sequence MTASQVSETTTPHLIPATDSQTRVSQFMKQLQDEICQGLEQLDGLGKFREDAWERPEGGGGRSRVMQEGDVFEQGGVNFSEVWGQQLPPSILAQRPEAAGSGFYATGTSMVLHPRNPYIPTIHLNYRYFEAGPVWWFGGGIDLTPYYPFAEDAHYFHQTLKETCDRHDPQYYSVFKPWCDEYFYLKHRQETRGVGGIFFDYQDGQSQLYKGPDPKGAAALYSDKVGIPDPKDWDSLFSFAKDCGGAFLPAYCPIVERRRSHDYGDRERQFQLYRRGRYVEFNLVYDRGTIFGLQTNGRTESILMSLPPLVRWEYGYEPKPGTPEAELYDTFLKPQDWVNTDCSQFTGLS from the coding sequence ATGACAGCTTCTCAGGTATCGGAAACTACTACGCCCCACTTGATCCCTGCGACTGACTCTCAAACCCGTGTCAGTCAGTTTATGAAACAACTCCAGGATGAAATTTGTCAGGGCTTAGAACAGCTTGATGGCCTTGGCAAATTTAGAGAAGACGCTTGGGAGCGTCCCGAAGGAGGTGGAGGTCGATCTCGTGTCATGCAAGAAGGAGATGTCTTTGAACAAGGCGGGGTGAACTTCTCGGAGGTTTGGGGCCAACAGTTGCCTCCTTCGATTCTGGCCCAACGCCCAGAAGCCGCCGGATCTGGATTTTATGCCACGGGAACTTCCATGGTATTGCATCCTCGCAATCCCTATATTCCCACGATACATCTCAATTATCGCTATTTTGAAGCCGGGCCGGTCTGGTGGTTTGGCGGAGGTATTGATTTAACCCCCTATTATCCCTTTGCCGAAGATGCTCACTATTTCCATCAAACTTTAAAAGAAACTTGCGATCGCCACGATCCACAGTATTATTCTGTATTTAAGCCCTGGTGCGATGAATATTTCTATCTGAAACATCGCCAAGAAACTCGGGGGGTAGGCGGTATCTTTTTTGACTATCAAGATGGACAAAGCCAACTCTATAAAGGCCCTGATCCGAAAGGAGCAGCCGCCCTGTATAGTGATAAAGTGGGAATCCCTGATCCGAAAGATTGGGACTCTTTGTTCAGTTTTGCAAAAGACTGTGGAGGGGCTTTTCTTCCCGCTTATTGCCCGATTGTAGAACGCAGACGTTCTCATGACTATGGAGATCGAGAACGGCAGTTCCAATTATATCGGCGGGGTCGATATGTGGAATTCAACTTGGTTTATGATCGCGGAACGATTTTTGGCTTACAAACCAATGGTCGCACTGAGTCAATTCTCATGTCTTTACCGCCTCTGGTAAGATGGGAATATGGCTATGAACCAAAACCAGGGACTCCAGAAGCAGAACTGTATGATACTTTCTTGAAGCCTCAAGATTGGGTGAACACAGACTGCTCCCAATTCACAGGTCTAAGTTAA
- a CDS encoding hypothetical protein (mrp protein homolog), whose protein sequence is MLDLNNVLEVLRPVQDPELQKSLVELNMIRNIQIQGGEVSFTLVLTTPACPLREFIVEDCQKAVKQLPWVESVVIDVTAETPQQKALPDRQGIVGVKNILAISSGKGGVGKSTVAVNVAVALAQMGAKVGLIDADIYGPNDPTMLGLADAQVMVQQSPQGEFLEPAFNHGVKLVSMAFLIDKDQPVIWRGPMLNGIIRQFLYQVNWGELDYLLVDMPPGTGDAQLTLAQAVPMSGVVIVTTPQLVSLLDSRKGLKMFQQLGVSVLGIVENMSYFIPPDAPEKKYDIFGSGGGAKTAQELGVPLLGSIPLEIPVGEGGDTGVPIVISDPNCAAALELIAIAQRIAGKVSVFALT, encoded by the coding sequence ATGCTTGATCTCAATAACGTATTAGAGGTATTACGACCTGTACAAGACCCCGAACTTCAAAAGAGTTTGGTGGAGTTAAACATGATTCGTAACATTCAAATCCAAGGAGGGGAGGTTAGTTTTACCCTAGTCCTCACTACCCCCGCCTGTCCCCTGCGGGAATTTATCGTCGAAGATTGTCAGAAAGCGGTTAAACAGCTTCCATGGGTGGAAAGTGTTGTTATTGATGTTACGGCTGAAACCCCTCAACAAAAAGCTTTACCAGACCGTCAAGGCATTGTCGGTGTTAAAAATATTCTGGCTATTTCTAGTGGTAAGGGGGGCGTGGGAAAAAGTACGGTGGCGGTGAATGTGGCTGTTGCCTTAGCCCAAATGGGTGCTAAAGTCGGGTTGATTGATGCGGATATTTATGGCCCTAATGATCCGACCATGTTAGGGTTGGCCGATGCTCAGGTTATGGTGCAGCAAAGTCCCCAGGGTGAATTCCTAGAACCGGCTTTTAATCATGGGGTGAAGTTGGTTTCTATGGCGTTTCTGATCGATAAAGATCAGCCTGTAATTTGGCGTGGCCCGATGTTAAATGGGATTATTCGTCAATTTCTCTATCAGGTCAATTGGGGTGAATTAGACTATCTACTGGTGGATATGCCCCCAGGAACCGGAGATGCCCAATTAACCCTCGCCCAAGCTGTTCCTATGTCCGGGGTCGTAATTGTGACAACACCTCAGTTAGTGTCCCTGCTAGACTCCCGTAAGGGGTTAAAAATGTTCCAACAGTTGGGGGTTTCGGTGTTGGGAATTGTGGAAAATATGAGTTATTTTATTCCTCCCGATGCCCCGGAGAAAAAATACGATATCTTTGGTTCCGGGGGAGGGGCAAAAACCGCCCAGGAGTTAGGTGTTCCTTTACTGGGGTCTATTCCTTTGGAAATACCTGTCGGAGAAGGGGGAGACACGGGGGTTCCCATTGTCATTTCTGATCCTAACTGCGCCGCTGCTTTAGAATTAATTGCGATCGCCCAGCGTATCGCCGGAAAAGTCTCTGTCTTCGCCTTAACTTAG
- a CDS encoding TPR domain protein, whose amino-acid sequence MTNLKTLTMQAVNIILIAVIVILSGLENTGIAIAQKQKQPKPEKPLLDDFSPNPLFTKEPDPLLPSPPPDGQVLGQSQQQILEPELIKLNAEATALLATGNIPGAFELWNRELRIRRYFGLSQEIAALNRIGLIAWNNSQRLYIKFITERLDQIVQKLQTEKSDNFELWQSLGLTFKNVRAKKQSLTVYQYLLETANKSQDSLAEEQYSNEIAQIYMMWLDYPNAAATYEKLLELQQEIRAIKGDILPPQPQPATPENPNPTPPASEVRSLQQLSFIYEQIGEYLKAISVKERLAGYYAGQQNLLPIPEIKLGIGGNYEKLEQFEQAGATYQEAYSIATSIQQFDNASEALGRLGKLYRSQNQIKTALDIYQAQVLVNQQTNNYYGMMNAYDQIGDIYLSQKAYQSAIAAFQQGLGLAQQLKYREDYFVKKIDLANRQMNR is encoded by the coding sequence ATGACCAACCTAAAAACACTGACTATGCAGGCAGTCAATATTATTTTAATAGCTGTTATTGTGATCTTATCTGGTTTAGAAAATACTGGAATTGCGATCGCTCAAAAACAAAAACAACCCAAACCCGAAAAACCCCTACTCGATGATTTTTCTCCTAACCCATTATTTACTAAAGAACCCGATCCTTTACTCCCTTCTCCTCCCCCCGATGGTCAAGTATTAGGTCAAAGTCAACAGCAAATATTAGAACCTGAATTAATTAAACTAAATGCGGAAGCTACAGCATTATTAGCTACTGGAAATATTCCAGGTGCGTTTGAATTATGGAATCGAGAGTTAAGAATTAGGCGTTATTTTGGATTATCTCAAGAAATTGCAGCTTTAAATCGCATCGGGTTAATTGCTTGGAATAATAGTCAAAGATTATATATAAAATTCATCACAGAACGCCTTGATCAAATTGTACAAAAACTGCAAACTGAAAAGAGTGACAATTTTGAATTATGGCAATCCTTGGGATTAACATTTAAGAATGTTAGAGCTAAAAAGCAATCTTTAACAGTCTATCAATATTTATTAGAAACGGCAAATAAAAGTCAAGATAGTTTAGCAGAAGAACAATATTCTAATGAAATTGCTCAAATTTATATGATGTGGTTAGACTATCCCAACGCCGCAGCAACTTATGAGAAACTATTGGAATTACAACAGGAAATCCGCGCCATTAAAGGGGATATTCTACCGCCTCAACCCCAACCCGCTACCCCCGAAAATCCCAACCCGACACCCCCGGCGAGTGAAGTGCGATCGCTACAACAATTAAGTTTTATTTATGAACAAATAGGAGAATATTTAAAGGCTATTTCTGTTAAAGAAAGACTAGCTGGATATTATGCAGGTCAGCAAAATTTATTACCAATTCCAGAAATTAAATTAGGTATTGGTGGGAATTATGAAAAATTAGAACAATTTGAACAAGCGGGAGCAACCTATCAAGAAGCCTACAGTATTGCTACCTCTATTCAACAGTTTGATAACGCCAGTGAAGCATTAGGAAGACTGGGTAAACTCTATCGGTCTCAAAATCAAATTAAAACCGCTTTAGACATTTATCAAGCCCAAGTTTTGGTCAATCAACAGACTAATAATTATTATGGGATGATGAATGCTTATGATCAAATAGGAGATATTTATTTATCACAAAAAGCATATCAATCGGCGATCGCAGCCTTCCAACAAGGATTAGGATTAGCACAACAGTTAAAATATCGAGAGGATTATTTTGTTAAAAAAATTGATCTTGCTAATCGTCAAATGAATCGCTAA
- a CDS encoding putative phycocyanobilin lyase, with amino-acid sequence MSHSTDTIKLAQLMAADFSNQAQAFENPPFFAHIRVCMRPLPTELLDGVSLYLEQAYDINLKQPYRVRVLKLVAGENHIEIENYVIENEAEFHGASREPERLQGLTKERLKKMEKCSFITHWTGHGFKGEVEPGKGCMVERKGKVSYLASEFEIDEHHFISHDRGRDPETDEQLWGALAGPFQFVRWTSFADEVKI; translated from the coding sequence ATGAGTCATTCCACCGATACTATCAAACTAGCACAATTAATGGCAGCAGACTTCAGCAACCAAGCCCAAGCCTTTGAAAACCCGCCGTTTTTTGCCCATATTCGCGTCTGTATGCGTCCCCTACCAACGGAATTATTAGATGGAGTTAGCTTGTATTTAGAACAGGCTTATGATATTAACTTAAAACAACCCTATCGAGTGCGGGTATTAAAATTAGTGGCGGGGGAAAATCACATTGAAATTGAGAATTATGTGATTGAAAATGAAGCCGAATTTCATGGTGCATCCCGGGAACCTGAACGACTTCAAGGGTTAACAAAAGAACGATTAAAAAAAATGGAAAAATGTTCTTTTATTACCCATTGGACAGGACATGGTTTTAAAGGGGAAGTGGAACCAGGGAAAGGATGTATGGTGGAACGTAAAGGGAAAGTCAGCTATTTAGCGAGTGAATTTGAAATTGATGAACACCACTTTATTAGTCACGACCGAGGACGCGACCCCGAAACCGATGAACAACTTTGGGGAGCTTTAGCAGGGCCATTTCAATTTGTGCGCTGGACAAGTTTTGCTGACGAGGTAAAAATTTGA
- a CDS encoding RNA-directed DNA polymerase has protein sequence MDMSKTLIKTQTVEWKDLNWRKLEKVTFKLQKRIFQASERGDVKAVRKLQKTLINSWSAKCIAVRRVTQDNQGKNTAGIDGVKSLTPEQRMNLVGKLKLTNKVKQTRRVHIPKPGTTETPPQAPRARGVWGGGILTINDRALQALVKLAMEPEWEAKFEPNSYGFRPGRSCHDAIDAIFKSINTKSKYVLDADIAKCFDRINHKALIDKINTYPTLSRLIKLWLKAGYCDGKELFPTNEGTPQGGIISPLLANIALHGMEERVKQYAETLKGGKRLNRTALSLIRYADDFVIMHEDLSVVKKCQEIIADWLGDMGLELKPSKTKLTHTLNEIDGNVGFEFLGFHIQQYKVGNYLSAKNPYGKILGFNTLITPSKAKIKTHLAKIAEVIDAHKTAPQAALISRLNPIIRGWSNYYSTVVSKETFSKVDHLTYNKLRAWARNRGKGNINKDKYWRTVGDRNWCFSTEDGIELTTHNSTPIIRHTKVKGEASPFNGDWIYWSKRRGEYPETPSRVSKLIKRQKGICPECGLYFSSTDIVEVDHIKPKSLGGKDTYNNLQLLHKHCHDTKTAKDGSSTKKGLIPLEQVANYEMNPF, from the coding sequence ATGGATATGTCTAAAACGCTGATTAAAACTCAGACGGTGGAATGGAAAGACCTCAACTGGCGAAAGCTAGAAAAGGTAACTTTCAAGTTGCAAAAACGAATATTTCAAGCGAGTGAACGAGGCGATGTTAAGGCAGTTCGCAAACTTCAGAAAACCCTGATTAATTCCTGGTCAGCTAAATGTATTGCAGTCAGAAGGGTGACACAAGATAACCAAGGAAAAAATACAGCCGGAATAGATGGTGTTAAATCATTAACTCCAGAGCAACGTATGAACTTGGTAGGTAAGTTAAAGTTAACCAATAAGGTGAAGCAAACTCGTAGAGTGCATATTCCCAAACCTGGTACAACCGAAACTCCCCCCCAAGCCCCCCGTGCACGGGGGGTTTGGGGGGGCGGAATACTTACAATAAATGACCGCGCATTGCAAGCATTAGTCAAACTAGCAATGGAACCAGAATGGGAAGCTAAATTTGAGCCAAACAGTTACGGTTTCAGACCAGGACGCTCATGTCACGATGCGATTGACGCAATATTTAAAAGCATCAATACCAAGTCAAAATATGTTCTTGATGCTGATATTGCCAAATGTTTTGATCGCATAAACCATAAAGCATTAATTGACAAAATAAACACATACCCAACATTAAGCCGACTAATTAAATTATGGCTAAAAGCAGGGTATTGTGACGGAAAAGAATTGTTTCCTACCAATGAAGGCACACCACAAGGGGGGATTATTTCACCCCTACTGGCAAATATTGCCTTACATGGTATGGAAGAAAGAGTTAAGCAGTACGCAGAAACTCTAAAAGGGGGAAAACGACTTAATCGAACAGCCCTTAGTCTAATCCGTTATGCTGATGATTTCGTAATAATGCACGAAGATTTAAGCGTTGTTAAGAAATGTCAAGAAATAATAGCTGATTGGTTAGGTGATATGGGTTTGGAATTAAAACCAAGTAAGACAAAATTAACCCATACTCTCAATGAAATTGATGGAAATGTTGGGTTTGAGTTCCTAGGATTTCATATACAACAGTACAAAGTAGGTAACTACCTAAGTGCCAAGAATCCCTATGGAAAAATACTAGGTTTTAATACATTAATCACACCCTCAAAAGCCAAAATCAAGACTCATCTTGCAAAAATAGCTGAAGTAATAGATGCCCATAAGACCGCCCCACAAGCTGCTTTAATTAGCAGGTTAAATCCTATTATCAGGGGTTGGTCAAACTATTACTCAACAGTTGTTAGTAAAGAAACTTTCTCAAAAGTTGATCATCTAACATACAACAAGTTGAGAGCTTGGGCAAGAAACAGGGGAAAAGGGAACATCAATAAAGACAAATACTGGAGAACAGTAGGAGACAGAAATTGGTGTTTCAGTACAGAGGACGGAATAGAATTAACTACCCATAACAGCACGCCAATTATAAGGCATACAAAAGTTAAGGGTGAGGCTAGTCCGTTCAATGGAGACTGGATTTACTGGAGTAAACGACGAGGAGAATACCCCGAAACTCCCTCAAGAGTTTCTAAATTAATTAAACGTCAAAAGGGTATTTGTCCTGAATGCGGTCTGTATTTTTCAAGTACAGATATTGTGGAAGTTGACCATATTAAACCAAAATCATTAGGTGGAAAAGACACTTACAATAATCTTCAACTTCTACACAAACATTGCCACGACACAAAAACGGCTAAGGACGGTTCATCAACAAAGAAAGGATTAATACCCCTAGAACAAGTTGCGAACTACGAAATGAATCCGTTTTGA
- the sqdB_1 gene encoding sulfolipid (UDP-sulfoquinovose) biosynthesis protein: MHLSNRGYEVGILDSLVRRYWDQQLCIDTLTPIAPIQQRIQRWKDLTGKSIDLFIGDINNYDFLIKSLLKFEPEAIIHFGEQRSAPFSMIDREHAVLTQTNNVIGNLNLLYAMREHFPNCHLVKLGTMGEYGTPNIDIEEGYITIEHNGRKDTLPYPKQPGSFYHLSKVHDSHNIHFACKIWGLRATDLNQGVVYGVLTEETGMDELLINRLDYDGVFGTALNRFCIQAAIGHPLTVYGKGGQTRAFLDIRDTVRCIELALENPADSGQFRVFNQFTELHSVGDLAMMVKKAGIALGLDVEIENIPNPRVELEDHYFNAKNTNLLDLGLQPHFLSDSLLDSLLNFAIKYKNRVDNTQIMPKVLWRNPG, encoded by the coding sequence TTGCATTTGTCCAACCGTGGCTATGAAGTCGGTATTCTGGATAGTTTAGTTCGACGTTACTGGGATCAACAACTGTGTATTGATACACTAACTCCGATTGCTCCAATTCAGCAACGAATTCAGCGTTGGAAAGATTTAACAGGAAAATCAATTGACCTATTTATTGGGGATATTAACAACTACGATTTCCTGATTAAAAGTTTACTAAAGTTTGAACCGGAAGCGATTATTCACTTCGGAGAACAGCGTTCTGCACCCTTCTCAATGATTGACAGAGAACACGCTGTCCTGACCCAAACTAACAACGTAATTGGCAACCTAAATTTATTGTATGCCATGCGGGAACATTTTCCTAATTGTCATTTGGTGAAGTTAGGAACGATGGGAGAATATGGAACCCCCAATATTGATATTGAGGAAGGATATATTACCATCGAACATAACGGTCGTAAGGATACTTTACCCTATCCTAAACAACCGGGCAGTTTCTATCATTTATCCAAAGTTCATGACAGCCATAATATCCATTTTGCTTGTAAAATTTGGGGTCTGAGGGCGACGGATTTAAACCAAGGTGTGGTTTATGGGGTGTTAACAGAAGAAACCGGGATGGATGAGTTGTTAATTAATCGTCTCGACTATGATGGCGTTTTTGGAACGGCGTTAAACCGTTTCTGTATTCAAGCCGCCATTGGTCATCCGTTAACGGTGTATGGAAAAGGCGGACAAACTAGAGCCTTCTTGGATATTCGGGATACGGTACGATGTATCGAATTAGCATTAGAAAATCCGGCGGATTCTGGACAATTCCGGGTGTTTAATCAGTTTACCGAATTGCATAGTGTTGGTGACTTAGCCATGATGGTGAAAAAAGCGGGAATTGCTTTAGGGTTAGATGTGGAAATCGAGAATATTCCTAATCCTCGTGTTGAATTAGAAGATCATTATTTCAACGCTAAAAATACTAATCTATTGGATTTAGGATTACAACCTCATTTTCTCTCTGATTCTTTGTTAGATTCTCTGTTGAATTTTGCCATTAAGTATAAGAATCGGGTTGATAATACCCAAATTATGCCCAAAGTCTTATGGCGTAATCCCGGTTAA